A window of the Branchiibius hedensis genome harbors these coding sequences:
- a CDS encoding dynamin family protein: protein MNDAAPSTLLESLVGLRRTIAEARLPLQIDGVQEARRETEELTAQLDDYLIPRASALDAPLLAVVGGSTGAGKSTLVNSILGHQVAAAGVLRPTTRASTLIHHPGDVEWFAGTRVLPGLARMTGGSPESADPRTVRLVADDSLPQGLAILDAPDIDSVVEANRDLARQLLGAADLWIFVTTAARYADAVPWQLLHQAVARGTSVAVVLNRVPHGAMAEVRADLAGMLRDNGLGQSPIFAVGEVPLVDGLLPVTEISRIQSWLQSLAADAFARNVVIRRTLDGALDSLSGRVDRLDAALGAQEAATASLRGAVDTAYDAALTQVGEGMRDGTLLRGEVLARWQEFVGTGELLRQLDAGVGRMRDRIGGFLRGESTPATTEQLGEALQDGVAALILAGGSTAPATAVRAWRLIPGGSALADANPALARPSEQFSPAAQRLVRDWQHGLLELVRSQAGNKRMTARFLAFGVNGIAVLLMLVTFSATAGLTGAEVGIAGGSAVVAQRLLEAVFGDQAVRNLSEMARRDLLERVEALYDSEAARLNAVVQDEDITTVRHDLTAATKAVQASR, encoded by the coding sequence GTGAATGACGCGGCCCCCTCCACGTTGCTGGAGTCGTTGGTCGGCCTGCGTCGCACCATCGCAGAGGCCCGCCTGCCGTTGCAGATCGACGGGGTCCAGGAGGCGCGTCGCGAGACCGAGGAACTCACCGCTCAACTCGACGATTACTTGATTCCCCGCGCGAGTGCGCTGGATGCGCCGCTGCTGGCCGTCGTCGGCGGCTCCACCGGTGCCGGTAAGTCGACGCTGGTCAACTCGATCCTTGGGCACCAGGTCGCCGCGGCCGGGGTGCTTCGGCCCACGACCAGGGCGTCGACGCTGATCCATCACCCCGGTGACGTCGAGTGGTTTGCCGGGACCCGGGTGCTCCCGGGCCTGGCGCGCATGACCGGGGGATCGCCCGAATCGGCCGATCCGCGGACCGTGCGCCTGGTTGCTGACGATTCGCTGCCGCAAGGACTGGCGATCCTGGACGCGCCGGACATCGACTCGGTGGTCGAGGCCAACCGTGATCTGGCTCGGCAATTGCTGGGTGCAGCGGATTTGTGGATCTTCGTGACCACCGCTGCCCGCTACGCCGACGCAGTGCCGTGGCAGTTGCTGCATCAGGCCGTCGCACGTGGCACGTCGGTTGCGGTCGTGCTCAACCGGGTCCCGCACGGAGCGATGGCAGAGGTGCGCGCCGATCTGGCCGGAATGTTGCGTGACAACGGGCTGGGTCAGTCGCCGATCTTCGCGGTCGGAGAAGTGCCGTTGGTCGATGGCCTGCTGCCCGTCACCGAGATCTCCCGGATCCAGAGTTGGCTGCAGTCGCTGGCAGCGGACGCCTTCGCCCGCAACGTGGTGATCCGACGAACCCTGGACGGCGCACTGGACTCACTCAGCGGCCGGGTCGACCGGCTGGATGCAGCCCTCGGCGCCCAGGAGGCAGCCACGGCGAGTTTGCGCGGGGCGGTCGACACGGCGTACGACGCGGCCTTGACGCAGGTCGGTGAGGGGATGCGGGACGGCACGCTGCTGCGTGGCGAGGTGCTCGCGCGCTGGCAGGAGTTCGTCGGCACCGGTGAGTTGCTGCGGCAACTCGATGCTGGAGTCGGTCGGATGCGTGACCGGATCGGTGGATTCCTGCGGGGGGAGTCGACTCCAGCTACCACCGAGCAGTTGGGCGAGGCATTGCAGGACGGGGTGGCTGCCTTGATCCTTGCGGGCGGAAGCACCGCTCCCGCCACCGCCGTCCGTGCGTGGCGGCTGATCCCTGGCGGCTCGGCCCTGGCTGACGCCAACCCTGCCCTGGCACGACCTTCCGAGCAGTTCAGCCCTGCGGCGCAGCGGTTGGTGCGCGACTGGCAGCACGGCCTGCTGGAACTGGTGCGATCGCAGGCCGGCAACAAGCGCATGACCGCCCGGTTCCTGGCCTTCGGTGTCAACGGCATCGCTGTCCTGTTGATGTTGGTCACGTTCTCGGCCACCGCCGGGCTGACCGGCGCCGAGGTGGGAATCGCCGGTGGTTCCGCCGTGGTCGCCCAGCGGTTGTTGGAAGCGGTCTTCGGCGACCAAGCGGTCCGCAACCTGTCGGAGATGGCGCGACGGGATCTGCTGGAGCGCGTGGAGGCTCTTTACGACAGCGAGGCGGCCCGGCTCAACGCCGTCGTCCAGGACGAGGACATCACGACCGTGCGACACGACCTCACCGCAGCGACCAAGGCGGTGCAAGCAAGCCGATGA